The following are encoded together in the Malaya genurostris strain Urasoe2022 chromosome 3, Malgen_1.1, whole genome shotgun sequence genome:
- the LOC131433832 gene encoding uncharacterized protein LOC131433832: MPGGAAMSTRILVDLLKNRGFGIVALQEVCWTGSMVRTFRDDHTIYQSCGNTCELRTAFIVMGDMQRRVIGWWPIDERMCRLRIKGRFFNFSIINVHSPHSGSTDDDKDTFYAQLERYYDCCPSHDVKIIIKDLNAQVGQEEELRPTIGRSPQQTESQIDHVLTDGRHFSDVIDVRTYRGANVDSDHYLVMVKLRQELSIINNARYQLPQRYNIERLKQPDVASAYAQNLEAALPDEGELDVAPLEDCWSTVKAAINNAAECTVGTVSGTESTERMVRRKVQGDFGGEERSAGGNAAAWNPAERGTIQTEAKRADPHLSGEKTPPGRRGVRGNGTAVPLSRNTEILQEAQQIPQWLCVASRNVQG, from the exons CACCCGCATACTCGTCGATCTACTGAAGAACCGCGGGTTCGgcatcgtagcgctgcaggaggtgtGTTGGACAGGATCTATGGTGCGAACGTTTAGAGATGATCATACCatctaccagagctgcggcaatacatgcgaACTGAGAACAGCTTTCATCGTGATGGGTGATATGCAGAGGCGCGTGATCGGTTGGTGGCCGATCGACGAAAGAATGTGCAGGTtgaggatcaagggccgtttcttcaacttTAGCATAATCAACGTGCACAGCCCTCACTCCGGAAGCACTGATGATGACAAGGAcacattttacgcgcagctcgAACGTTACTACGACTGTTGCCCAAGCCACGACGTCAAGATCATCATAAAAGATCTAAACGCTCAGGTAGGCCAGGAGGAGGAGCTCAGACCGACGATTGGAAG ATCACCACAGCAGACGGAAtcgcaaatcgaccacgttctgacTGATGGAAGGCACTTCTCCGACGTTATCGACGTCAGGACCTATCGTGGTGCTAACGTCGACTCTGACCACTATCTGGTGATGGTGAAACTGCGCCAAGAACTCTCCATCATCAACAATGCACGGTACCAACTACCGCAACGGTACAACATAGAGCGATTGAAGCAACCGGATGTCGCCTCAGCATACGCGCAGAATCTCGAGGCAGCGTTGCCAGACGAGGGCGAGCTTGATGTGGCTCCCCTAGAAGACTGCTGGAGCACAGTGAAAGCAGCCATAAACAACGCAGCCGAGTGCACCGTCGGAACGGTGTCCGGAACGGAGTCgacggaacgaatggttcgacgAAAAGTGCAGGGTGATTTTGGAGGAGAAGAACGCAGCGCGGGCGGTAATGCTGCAGCATGGAACCCGGCAGAACGTGGAACGATACAAACAGAAGCGAAAAGAGCAGACCCGCATCTTTCGGGAGAAAAAACGCCACCTGGAAGAAGGGGAGTGCGAGGAAATGGAACTGCTGTACCGCTCTCAAGAAACACGGAAATTCTACAAGAAGCTCAACAAATCCCGCAATGGCTCTGTGTCgcgagccgaaatgtgcagGGATAA